The genomic window CTTGCCAAGTAATATCAGCAACCCGCATTTGAGCAATAATTAATTTTCCTTGGGGTTGTTGAATAAAAATTTCAGTGAGTTGATCGTTTCCTAAGGGTAAACCTAACGGATGATCCATTAATTGCTTGGCAGAACGGCCAAACAACTTCACTCCTGCATCATTAATAAAACGAACCTTCCCTTGTGTATTTACTACCAATAAACCATCGGAAATGGTGCTAATAATTCGCCCTAATCTTTCTTCACTTTCTTGAAGGGCAAAGGTTTGATGGGTTTGTTGAGTAATATCAATGGTTTGACCTAATAAATGTAGGGGGTTTCCTTCAATATCCCGAATCAAAGTGGCTTGGTGTAAGCCATAAATAATTTGCTTACTCTTGGTAATGTAGCGTTTCTCCAGGCTAAAACTATTAATGGTTCCTGATAGTAACTGGTTGAATAACTTTTTTTCTTTTTCTAGATCGTCAGGATGAGTAATATCTGCACAGCCTTTTGTTAATAATTCTTCTGCACTATAGCCAACTAATTGACATAAAGCTTCGTTAACATTAATTAATTTGCCTTCCATATTGGCTAAGCCCATAGCCGTTGGGGACTTATCAAACAAAAGACGAAACTTTTCTTCACTTTTTCTTAAGGCGAGTTCGATCTTTTTCCATTCGGTAACATCCCGCGCAACGGCATAAATCTTTTTTTCTTCAATATTAGCCACAGATGTCCAAGCTAACCAACGATAGGAACCATCTTGACAACGATAACGATTTTCGCAATGACAGTTTTGTTTCCCTTGGGTCAGGTTTTCTAATTCTGCTACGGTAGAGAGTTGATCGTCGGGATGGACGAACTCCAGGAACGGTTTAGACTTTAATTCTGCTACTGAATAACCGAGAGTCCGACTAAAAACCCTATTAATGCTTTTAAAATAACCATCAAATCCTGCAATACAGCACATTTCCAAGTTGAGGTTAAAAAAGCGATCGCTGTCAATGTTGATGATATCTGTTGCTTGATCGTTAACTGATGGTTCGGGGTTGGGTTGTATTCGAGTAATCATCGTCCCAATTAATTGGGTAATAATTTCTAAAAAGGTACATTCTTGTGGAGTATAATCACGTTTTTGGTTACTATACACCCCTAAAACCCCGTAAAATTTATCAGGTGTGGGAATAATGACACTAACACCACTGATGACACCATGATTGTCTAAAAAGGAGTGAGGAGGAAAAGGATTATAGCGGGTAAAATCTTCAATGATTAGGGTTTGACCCGTATTGATGGTTTGGGTCAGTTGACAGGGTTGGGTTAACGGAATAATCAGTGATCCCATTAACTCTGTTGTCCAGCCTACTCCAGCAATTAAACGTAATTCTTGGTCATTCGTCCCTTGTTTTAAAATGGCACAATAGGGAACCTTGAGACTCTCAGCAATAATGTGGGTAACTTCTTGAAGAAGAAGATTAATGTCTTGACATTGCCAAGCAAGTTGAGCAATTTTACCTATCGCTTTATGTTGGGAAATTTGTGCTTCGACGGTGCATTCCCAGAATTTTTGATCGTTTTTGCTTTGGTATCGAAGCTTGTCTTTCACTCGTATTCAGTCCCCATTCCATTGCTGTAAGCCTGGATTCTCTTATTTTAGCTAACTTTTTCAACTCTTTTTTAATTCTAATCAAATTTGCTGGAGTTTTGAAGAGAATGTAAATAGTTAGTAATAATAACCTAAAATTACTTTGATTTAACGCTTCTTTAGGAGTATCCCATTTTTGCACAAGAATTCTCTATTAATGTTAACAGAGGGAAAAGGGTCGAAATTCATAGAATCAACTACTATTAACATAACTGCTTTTTTGCAGATGAAATAAGTTAAAATATTTGAGTATGTTTAGATTTTTTTTGATAATTTCAACATTTTTTTTTGTATCTCTAGCTTTACGATTTTGGAATTTAGGACAATTTAATACTCTGGTATTCGATGAAGTTTATTATGCTAAGTTTGCCAACAATTATTTAACTCAAACACCTTTTTTTAATTCTCATCCTCCCCTAACAGAATATTTAATAGCCATCGGAATTTGGATGGGATCTTGGTTTCCGGCTTCTCCTGACATTACTAATAATTTAACTGGATCTTGGCACTCTACTGTTAGTTATCGTTGGTTAAATGCCTTAACTGGTTCTTTTTTTCCTATCATTTTAGGAGCGATCGCTTATCAACTTACTCATCGTTATTCTTATACTATAATTGTCACTTTTCTGGCCACGTTAGAGGGATTATTTTTAGTGGAATCTCGTTATGCTTTGAATAATATTTATTTAGTTAATTTCGGCTTATTAAGTCATTTATTATTCTTGCTTTTTATTAATCAAAAAAAATATTTGTGTTTAACATTAAGTGGTATCTTTTTAGGAGCAGCATCAGCTATTAAGTGGAATGGTTTAGGCTTTTTATTAGGAATTTATTTGATTATTTTTATTGTTTACTTATCTCAAAAATTAAAGCATTTATTTGATTCTAGAAATTTAGGAATAGTTGAAAATATAAATTGTTTAAAACCTTCTTTATTACTATTTAATTTGTTGGTCATTCCCATGTTTACTTATAGTATTCTTTGGTTACCCTATCTATTATTAAATCCTGAGTATAGTTGGTGGGAAATTCATCAAAAAATATGGTCTTTTCATCAAAGTATCGGGGATAGTTCTGACGTTCATCCCTATTGTTCTAAATGGTACAGTTGGTTAATTATGGCCAGGCCAATTGCTTATTTTTATGAGAAAATAAATACACCATCGGGAACGATTATTTATGATGTTCATGCTATGGGAAATCCTATTTTATGGTGGTTAGCAACGGGTTCGATTTTAATTTTTAGTATTTTTATGATTGTAACTTTATTTAAACAAAAGTATAATCCTTACCTTTCAGTCATTTTATTTATTATTATTAATTATTTTGCTAATTTATTACCTTGGACATTAGTTAGTCGTTGTACATTTTTATATCATTATATGCCTTCTTACAGCTTTTCTTTACTAGGAATTGGTTTAATTATTGAACAGTGTTTAATCAGTGGATTGATTATTAATCGTCGTTTAGGAATCATACTATTGTTATTAATTAGCTTTGCTTTTATTTACTGGTTACCTATTTATTTAGGACTTCCTCTATCTCTAAGAGGATTTGATTTAAGGATGTTACCTAACTGGATTTGATAAAATAATTAAATAAACAATACCATTTTAGATGGGCAATGTATATAATCATTGCTAAATAAAATTTTAGCTTTTTAGATAGTATTGCCCACCTTAGCTTATAATTCTAAGCCACTATCTTCAAAAAGTTTCACTAATTTTTCTTCCATTAATTGTTCTTCCCTGATCATAACTAAACACTTCTTAGCAAACCAATCATCATTTTTTATTTTATCCCTTAAAAACTCTTTAACATCGTCCTCGGTAAGTTCTTTATCTGAATAGAGTTTTTGAATTTCTTCTAAGGAACGATAAAGAATTGTATTTTTGCCAAAAATCTCATCTTCGTAGATGATTTCTTTACTCATCCATTCCCAGTCAACCCTTTGTATCCAAAGTTTTTCCCCTGAGAAAATAGAGTTAATGTTAAGGGTTAAATCATCGGTTACCCACCAATAGGTTTGAGGATCATCGTACATTGCACCTGTAACGCTGTTAGGTAAGGTAACATGATTTCCTGAAAAGTTACGAAGATTAACGTTAGCATTTTCTGTGGTTCGATAGGCAATTTTTAAGCGTAAATAAAGTCCTTCTTTTTCATATTTATCTTTGCGAGGAAGCAAATTAAAAAAACTAATAGCTGCCCCTGCGTCGTAAATTTCAATTAATCCTTGTTCTTTATCTAAATACCAGTTTGAACCATAAATAGCTGCATCCACTGCTGCTGCACTTCCTCTTTGTCCCAAAATATCCTTTTCTGTGGCAAAATAAGGGCGAGGCATCACCGTCTTTTTCACTTTGGGAAAAAATTCGCGTTTCGGTTCCATAATTTATCCTTGAAATCCCTAATTTAATCACAAGTTTTCCTTGTGCAATTTTTTATTATATCATTTCGGGGTTAACTGCTTAGATAAGAATTGTAATGTAAACTAAGGAATTATATTAAAATGATTAAACTTAAATAATTACTAAAAATAAGCCTATCTCTTAAGGGATTAAGCGATCGCTTTTTTACTCTCTGTATAAACACTATTCTTCTTCTTGTGAAATTTCTGATAATAAATCTTTCATAACTTCGTAGATATCATTTTTATCTCCTTGTTTACGTCTTCCCATAGCAACAACTATAACTATTATTTTTTGGTTTTCAATTTGATAAACAATTCTGTATCGTTGTCCAACTGCACGAATACTACGATATCCTTTAAGTTCTTTAGTTAATTCTTTACCTTGTTTTTCAGGTTCAATTTTTAGCTTTTCTAAACGTTTTAAAATTAAATCTTGTTCTCTACGATCTCTAATTTATTTTAACAGCTTTTTTGCTTGTTTAGTTAATAATATTCGATACTCTAAATTATTGCTCATTTATAATCCCAATTCATCTTTAAGTTCTTCTAAACTAATGGTTTCACCTTGATTCAGTTCTTTTATTCCTATTTTTAATTGTTGACAAAATTCTTGATCTGATAAAATTTTAATTGTTTCTAACAAAGAATCTAATTGTGATGGACTCATTGCAATGATTACCGGTTTATCTTTATCAGTAATAATCATAGGTTCGTCAATAATCTCATCAGGTAATTGAGATAATTCTTTTTGTGCTTGGTTAAGGGTTATGTATTTAGCCATAGTAAAAACAATGTTACTTTAACCTTAGTTTAGCATTTGATTATAAAAATTACGCTCAATCAGGATCGCTTTTTCAATATTAGTTAATCTTTTGTCTAGATTTATTTTGTTTAATATAATGTGTGCAAATTAGTATAAAGCAAAAAATCCCCCTTTTTTCAGAGGGATTTAAAAGGATAAAGATGATCGGAAAAGATTACAGGATATCCTAGAGGCAATTAATCAAATAAACAAGATTGAAAATATTTTATAATTATTTTTCTCTTCAACGGTACAAGTCCAAACCCCTTAAACCTAAATAAAGGATTAGAATGCAGCAAGAAACCGAAAGACAGACTATACAATAAGTTCGGTTTATTCTATCTAACTCTACAAATACGCTTATGCCACGCCGCGACGACTTAAAGAAAATCTTAATTTTAGGTGCAGGTCCCATTGTTATTGGCCAAGCTTGCGAATTCGACTATTCTGGTACTCAAGCCTGCAAAGCACTACGAGAAGAAGGCTATGAGGTAGTCTTAGTCAACTCTAACCCTGCTTCTATTATGACCGATCCAGAAATGGCTAATCGCACCTATATCGAACCCCTCACCCCCGATATGGTAGAAAAGGTGATTGCTAAAGAACGTCCCAATGCGTTATTACCTACTATGGGAGGACAAACGGCCCTTAATGTTGCGGTGGCCTTGGCCAAAAATGGCGTATTGGATAAGTACAATGTAGAATTGATCGGGGCAAAGTTGCCGGCCATCGAAATGGCAGAAGATAGGGAACTATTTAAAGATGCAATGGCTAAAATAGGGGTTCCGGTTTGTCCTTCAGGTATTGCCAGTACCCTCAAAGAAGCGAAGGCCATTGGAGAAGAAATTGGCTCTTATCCTTTAATTATACGCCCCGCCTTCACTTTAGGAGGAACAGGGGGAGGGATCGCCTATAACCAAGAAGAATTTGAGGAAATGGCGCAATTTGGGATTGATGCGTCCCCAGTCTCTCAAATTTTAGTGGAAAAGTCTTTATTAGGATGGAAAGAATACGAATTAGAGGTAATGCGAGATTTAGCGGATAATGTTGTTATTATCTGTTCGATCGAAAACTTTGACCCGATGGGTGTGCATACCGGCGACTCCATAACTGTTGCACCGGCGCAAACCTTGACCGATAAAGAATATCAACGGTTAAGAGATTATTCCCAGGCTATTATAAGAGAGATTGGGGTAGAAACCGGCGGCTCTAACATTCAATTTTCCGTGAACCCTACGAACGGAGAAGTGATCGTTATTGAAATGAACCCCCGTGTCTCTCGATCTTCTGCGTTAGCATCGAAAGCAACCGGGTTCCCGATCGCTAAGTTTGCAGCTAAGTTAGCAGTGGGTTACACCCTCAATGAAATATCCAACGACATCACTAAGCAAACCCCTGCATCCTTTGAACCCACTATTGACTATGTGGTGACGAAAATACCTCGGTTTGCCTTTGAAAAATTCCCCGGATCTCAAGCTATTTTAACCACTCAAATGAAGTCTGTGGGGGAAGCAATGGCTATTGGACGGACGTTTCAAGAATCTTTCCAAAAAGCCTTAAGATCCCTCGAAACCGGACGGTATGGGTTTGGATGTGATAAACAAGAAACCTTACCCTCTTTATCCCAAGTGCGATCGAGTTTACGGACTCCTAACCCCGATCGCGTTTATAGTATTTATCATGCCATGAAACTGGGTATGACTCCTGAAGAAATCTATGAGTTAACGGCGATCGATATTTGGTTTTTAGATAAGTTAGCGGATCTCATCGACACAGAAAAAGTCCTTAAACAAACCAAGTTAAAGGATATTGATGCGTCTGATATGCGTGTCATTAAACAAAAAGGGTTCAGCGATCGCCAGATAGCATTTGCGACGAAAACCACAGAAGATGAGGTGAGAAACTATCGTAAGAGTTTAGGAATCATTCCTGTGTATAAAGTGGTGGATACTTGCGCAGCTGAGTTTGAAGCGTACACCCCTTATTACTATTCCACCTACGAACCCGAAGAAACCGAAGTCACTGTCACCGATAAAAAGAAAGTGATGATCTTAGGAGGAGGGCCCAACCGCATCGGCCAAGGGATCGAATTTGACTATTGTTGTTGTCATGCGTCGTTTTCTCTCAGTGAGGCCGGGTTTGAAACCATCATGGTTAACTCCAACCCGGAAACTGTTTCGACTGACTACGATACCAGCGATCGCTTATACTTTGAACCCTTGACCAAAGAAGATGTCTTAAACATCATCGAAACGGAGAACCCTGTCGGAGTGATTATACAGTTTGGTGGACAAACCCCGTTGAAACTTGCCGTCCCATTGCAGACATACCTCGACAGTCCCCAATGTCCCGTACAAACCAAAATATGGGGAACCTCCCCGGACTCTATTGACACCGCAGAGGACCGGGAACGGTTTGAGAAGATTTTACATAATCTCGATATTAAACAGCCACCAAATGGCATTTCTCGCAGCTATGAGGAGTCTTTAGCCGTGTCGTCTCGTATTGGTTATCCGGTGGTGGTTCGTCCCTCCTATGTACTGGGAGGACGCGCTATGGAGATCGTCTATTCTGATGAAGAGTTGGAACGCTACATGACCTATGCGGTACAGGTGGAACCGGATCACCCTATTTTGATTGATAAGTTCTTAGAAAATGCGATCGAAGTGGATGTAGACGCATTATGTGACACTACCGGAAAAGTAGTTATTGGTGGCATTATGGAACATATTGAACAAGCAGGGGTACATTCTGGAGACTCTGCTTGTTCGGTTCCTTATACCACCCTTTCTAAAAGCGTTATTGAGACGATTCGGACTTGGACTGTTGCGTTAGCGAATAGTTTAAAAGTTGTCGGTTTAATGAACAT from Crocosphaera subtropica ATCC 51142 includes these protein-coding regions:
- a CDS encoding phospholipid carrier-dependent glycosyltransferase, coding for MFRFFLIISTFFFVSLALRFWNLGQFNTLVFDEVYYAKFANNYLTQTPFFNSHPPLTEYLIAIGIWMGSWFPASPDITNNLTGSWHSTVSYRWLNALTGSFFPIILGAIAYQLTHRYSYTIIVTFLATLEGLFLVESRYALNNIYLVNFGLLSHLLFLLFINQKKYLCLTLSGIFLGAASAIKWNGLGFLLGIYLIIFIVYLSQKLKHLFDSRNLGIVENINCLKPSLLLFNLLVIPMFTYSILWLPYLLLNPEYSWWEIHQKIWSFHQSIGDSSDVHPYCSKWYSWLIMARPIAYFYEKINTPSGTIIYDVHAMGNPILWWLATGSILIFSIFMIVTLFKQKYNPYLSVILFIIINYFANLLPWTLVSRCTFLYHYMPSYSFSLLGIGLIIEQCLISGLIINRRLGIILLLLISFAFIYWLPIYLGLPLSLRGFDLRMLPNWI
- a CDS encoding type II toxin-antitoxin system RelE/ParE family toxin codes for the protein MRDRREQDLILKRLEKLKIEPEKQGKELTKELKGYRSIRAVGQRYRIVYQIENQKIIVIVVAMGRRKQGDKNDIYEVMKDLLSEISQEEE
- a CDS encoding type II toxin-antitoxin system Phd/YefM family antitoxin, translated to MAKYITLNQAQKELSQLPDEIIDEPMIITDKDKPVIIAMSPSQLDSLLETIKILSDQEFCQQLKIGIKELNQGETISLEELKDELGL
- the carB gene encoding carbamoyl-phosphate synthase large subunit, producing MPRRDDLKKILILGAGPIVIGQACEFDYSGTQACKALREEGYEVVLVNSNPASIMTDPEMANRTYIEPLTPDMVEKVIAKERPNALLPTMGGQTALNVAVALAKNGVLDKYNVELIGAKLPAIEMAEDRELFKDAMAKIGVPVCPSGIASTLKEAKAIGEEIGSYPLIIRPAFTLGGTGGGIAYNQEEFEEMAQFGIDASPVSQILVEKSLLGWKEYELEVMRDLADNVVIICSIENFDPMGVHTGDSITVAPAQTLTDKEYQRLRDYSQAIIREIGVETGGSNIQFSVNPTNGEVIVIEMNPRVSRSSALASKATGFPIAKFAAKLAVGYTLNEISNDITKQTPASFEPTIDYVVTKIPRFAFEKFPGSQAILTTQMKSVGEAMAIGRTFQESFQKALRSLETGRYGFGCDKQETLPSLSQVRSSLRTPNPDRVYSIYHAMKLGMTPEEIYELTAIDIWFLDKLADLIDTEKVLKQTKLKDIDASDMRVIKQKGFSDRQIAFATKTTEDEVRNYRKSLGIIPVYKVVDTCAAEFEAYTPYYYSTYEPEETEVTVTDKKKVMILGGGPNRIGQGIEFDYCCCHASFSLSEAGFETIMVNSNPETVSTDYDTSDRLYFEPLTKEDVLNIIETENPVGVIIQFGGQTPLKLAVPLQTYLDSPQCPVQTKIWGTSPDSIDTAEDRERFEKILHNLDIKQPPNGISRSYEESLAVSSRIGYPVVVRPSYVLGGRAMEIVYSDEELERYMTYAVQVEPDHPILIDKFLENAIEVDVDALCDTTGKVVIGGIMEHIEQAGVHSGDSACSVPYTTLSKSVIETIRTWTVALANSLKVVGLMNIQYAVQGEQVYILEANPRASRTVPYVSKATGRPLAKIASLVMSGKTLEELGITEEFVPRHIAVKEAVLPFQKFPGADTLLGPEMRSTGEVMGIDEDFGKAFAKAEIAAGVDLATSGTVFVSMSDRDKVLTVPVVKDLLDLGFKVVATSGTQKVLEENGIEGIEVVLKLHEGRPHVIDWIKNKQIQFIINTPSGEDSQIDGRKIRRTALDYKLPIITTIAGAKATVAAIRSLQTEPLEVKALQDYIS